A single region of the Silene latifolia isolate original U9 population chromosome 8, ASM4854445v1, whole genome shotgun sequence genome encodes:
- the LOC141596975 gene encoding protein WALLS ARE THIN 1-like, translated as MADGSMPSDQRMWCSIPEKLQLHGAMLALQFGYAGFHVVSRAALNMGISKLVYPVYRNIIALLLLLPFAYFLEKKERPAINISFLVQFFLLALVGITANQGFYLLGLDNTSPTFASAVQNSVPALTFLMAAILRIEKVRLDRKDGIAKVLGTAFCVTGATVITLYRGPVIYSPATTLQDSAPMLVSLGDASPKSWALGCVYLIGHCLSWSGWLVLQAPVLKKYPARLSVTSYTCFFGLIQFLIIAAFFEREIDAWKFHSGAEVFTIMYAGVVASGIAFAVQIWCIDRGGPVFVAVYQPVQTLVVAIMASIALGEEFYLGGIIGAALIIAGLYLVLWGKNEESKFAKAAIQATPENGNNRISSQIKSALTQPLLPPSSENV; from the exons ATGGCAGACGGCAGTATGCCTTCTGATCAAAGAATGTGGTGTTCAATACCCGAAAAGCTCCAACTGCATGGCGCCATGTTGGCTTTGCAATTCGGATATGCAGGGTTTCATGTGGTTTCAAGAGCTGCCCTTAACATGGGAATAAGCAAGCTTGTGTATCCTGTTTACAGGAACATCATCGCTTTGCTACTTCTCCTTCCGTTCGCCTATTTTCTTGAAAA GAAGGAGAGGCCGGCGATAAACATTTCATTCCTTGTTCAATTTTTCCTACTAGCCCTAGTTGG GATAACTGCAAATCAAGGATTCTATTTGCTGGGTTTGGATAACACATCTCCCACCTTTGCATCCGCAGTTCAGAACTCCGTCCCAGCTCTCACCTTTCTCATGGCTGCAATTCTCAG GATAGAAAAAGTGAGACTAGACAGGAAGGATGGTATAGCAAAGGTGCTGGGGACAGCATTCTGTGTTACAGGGGCCACAGTGATAACATTATACAGAGGTCCAGTCATATACTCTCCGGCAACAACACTTCAAGACTCCGCACCAATGCTTGTTTCATTAGGAGACGCTAGCCCAAAAAGTTGGGCCTTGGGTTGCGTCTACCTTATCGGACACTGTCTATCCTGGTCCGGTTGGCTTGTATTGCAGGCCCCAGTTCTAAAAAAATACCCAGCAAGGCTCTCAGTCACTTCCTACACATGCTTCTTTGGGCTGATCCAATTCTTAATTATCGCCGCTTTCTTTGAGAGGGAGATTGATGCTTGGAAGTTCCACTCTGGTGCTGAAGTCTTTACTATCATGTATGCG GGGGTTGTAGCATCAGGGATTGCTTTCGCAGTACAGATATGGTGCATTGACAGGGGAGGCCCAGTGTTCGTGGCAGTGTATCAGCCTGTTCAAACATTGGTTGTCGCAATTATGGCGTCCATTGCTTTAGGAGAAGAATTCTACCTGGGAGG GATCATCGGAGCAGCACTGATCATAGCAGGGTTATACCTGGTGTTGTGGGGAAAGAATGAAGAGTCGAAATTTGCAAAGGCAGCAATTCAGGCAACCCCGGAGAACGGCAACAACAGAATATCAAGCCAAATCAAATCAGCACTTACTCAGCCATTACTTCCCCCATCATCAGAAAATGTCTAA